TCTGGCCTGAAGTGCCTGGCACAAATGTCAAAAtcattaggaaaataaaaggctgaCAAACAAGCAACTTCATAGACATGCGACAAATTTGAAGGCAACTGAAAATACAGCTGTTTTCTAAAGTTTGTATGTGAAACGTGTTCTGAGAAAAATGGGTCATTCCAGCTGTATGTCTATGCTCATTTGTAgtattgaaaaaaacaaatgaaagagtAGTAACAGAAGAGTTCATAAAAATGGACCTTagaaacagctgcagaaaagggCTGGTTAGTAGTGTACTTGCCTTTAAAATTCAACTTGCAAAACAAATTTGATTAATTcgaattttcattaattttaccAGATTTTGCTTTATTCTGCTTTAAGTAgcaccttcaaaaaaaaaaaaaaaaggtggctaaaatatttatttcctgttttttaaTGAACAATCAGCCTGCAGTATAAACACTTGTTTTGTGTCATTACTTTAATGAAGAACTGCAAACCACACATTTTGGTTGCAGCTAGTTTCCCATGAGTACTTCAGTCCTGGGAATTTTTAGGTCTATGCCATGAAGTGAACCAGCCCAAGGGACATGAACCATACCTCTATGTACAGAACAAAAATGTGCCTGTGTGCATGCACAACCACGAGCCTCTAGCAGTATTGTCCTTTGCCAGTACAGTCAGGATATGATGTGTGACAGCCCTTCTGTCTTGGGAAGTCCCCTCCTTCAGATGTTCACCGTGGGGAACGTCCATATTTTTGCCAAGTAGGCTCCTGCCGCCGTTTAGCCGTGGACTTGTTCCCACAACATCATCATAACTTGCCTGCCCAGCTTTTGGGAGTAGTTTCCCAGGGTTCCCACCAACCTCTGCTGAAGCTTCCATCAGCAGTGGCTTCCCAGTCCCTCAGCAGATGTCTTCAGAAGAAAGCCTCAGCAGAAAATCTTCAGAAGAATGCCTTAAGCAGAAGGGCACCTGGGAGGATGGAAAGTATTACAGGGAGTAAGAATCTTCTTCATTGCAGACTTTTTGACTTGAGACATCCATCTTCATCTTCTCTCTGTGTTCATTTAACCCAGCAAGCATCCAACAAAGACAAATAGTTGTTGGTGTCTGGGGCTGCCTTCCAGACAGGGACCCAGTGCATTCCACAGGTCCCCTTGAAGTCTGTCTCCCCTAGACCCATAATAGGTTTTTCACCCCAAAGTCTAACAGTCAGCAGAAATCCAGGGCAGAAAGAGGCTTGTCCAAAATAAAAGTCCTGtccacaaataaataaaatcacctTCACGTAAATCCAGATGTCATTCCTCTCCACGTCGCTATTTTGCTTTCCCACGCACAAATGGGAAAAAGTCTAAACTTGGTTCTTTTGCCCACTCTGTTATTTTGTCTATGGGAACATTgccaatctttttttttttttttgtgcaagtATCCAAGCAAAAGACCCAGGAATCCTCTTGCGCTTTTGCCAGCATTAGTCTTTGGTCAAACTTTCTGAGCTTCGACAGGTCTTGAGGTTTTCCATGTGGTGAGATTTGTTGCAAACCCATTTATAGTGATGCAATTTTTTAACCATAAGATACAATAAAGACTGAGAGGTCTAAATGAACTGATTCTGGCCCTAGATGCTGTAGGAGGCTTTATATTGTCTACAGACATGTGAGGGGAGCTGGGAGTTAGCAGAGTGACCACTGGTCAGTCCTGGGCTGCCCAGAGCCTCCGCAAGAGAAATCCCAGCACCTCTGCAGTTCGAAAGGGAAGAGGTGCTCCTCTTaagactttatttatttttaaattttaccttGCAGTTTTTTCTGTCACAAACAGATTTTTGACTAAATCAGCCatgtcaggaaaagaaatgggaatgaatgaatgaatgaatgaatgaatgaatgaatgaatgaatgaatgaatacaAGCACAACCAGCCCCTTTTTTGCAGCAATTTTGCAAAGGGCAGGGCAGAAGACAAGAACACTTCTTTCAAAAGGGGATCTTCGATTCATGCCATGACCATTCTTGACCCTTCCTGTAAGAGGAAGTTTCCCTGTtctcccctgctctgccttctcggggtttctccttttctgcacCAACTCTGCCTGAGCCCATGGATCtgtttttttaactgcaaaatGGAGAAAGGGTCGGGAGCATGGGGCAGCCCCTCCACGCACCCACCTCCGCCCGAACTCAGGGGAGTTGGCAGAGCCGCTCACTGCCCTGCCTTGGGGGAGCGGCGCTCCCCGCTAACTCCTAGCTGCACCCCCCCCGCTGCCTCGGCCCGGTCCGACACCGAGCAGCGCCGCTCCGGGCGGCGGTTTTCCCTGAATCCTCATAAATAAAACTGTACATAAAGTTGTAACAGAAAAAGCAGCGGAACTGCACAGCCGCGGTCCGGCGTGAAGGGACACCCGGTGTCCCGCCGGCCGCagcttccagcccagccccgacGTCCCCGCCGGCCCCTCCGTGGGGTCGGCGGAGCCTCAGGCGGGGCCGCCCGGGACAGccgcgggcgcggcggcgggggcggccaGCGCCTCCCGCTCCCGCTTCTTCTGCTTCATGCGGCGGTTCTGGAACCAGACCTTCACCTGGGCGTCGCGGAGGCGCAGCGAGCGGGCCACCTCGAGGCGGCGGGCCCGCGACAGGTACCGGCTGAAGTGAaactccttctccagctccgtGAGCTGCCGGGTGCTGAAGCTGGTGCGTGCGGAGCAGGCGGGAAGTTCCCCCCCGTACGGCGCCGCACCGCCTGCAACGCCGAAAAACACCGCGTTTCAGAGGGGGCAAAGGCAGGGGGAGGAAGCGGGGCGGGGATCGAGGCAGGAGAAGGGTAGAGGGGAGCCGGGATGGGAGCAGtccccgcccgctccccgccgccccACTCACTTCTCCCGGGCGGGCTCCGCTTCGCTCGCATCCACTCGAAGGTGCggggcgccgccggggccgccgcgggAGCCGGGCAGCCAggcgcgggggcggccccggggcagGGCGAGAGGTGCCGCAGacccccgccgcccgcgccgaggcagggacaggggcgCTCGGGGTCCGGCGGCGGCGAGCGGCCGCTCTCGGGAAGGATGGACGTAGCGAAGCCCAGCGGTCCGGCTCCCCGGGACGGCCGGTAGCCGGGGCTCGGCGCCGCGGGGGCAGCGGCCGCGTACCCCAGCGCCTGCGGGGGAGACGCGGCGCTGGCCGTGGTGCCCAGCGCCAGGAAGGCGTCGTCCCCTCGCTGGAGGAACGGGGCCTGCGGGGCACCGCGGCACAGCCCTGGCGGAAAGGCGAGAGCAAAGTACCCCAGGTCCATGACCCACGGGGCAACACCGCGCCCCGCCGGGGCAATATTGCCCTAATATAGGCCCCGGAGCGGGGCGGCACGTCCCGCCCAGCGGCCAATGGGAGCCCGGAGGGGGGAGCCCGCGCCGGGGGTCCCGGGCGCCGCCAGCTTCCCGGTCCACGCCCGGCTGCCCGGGGCTGGCGCGGGACTGCAGGTGGGCAGCCGGGCGTGGACCGGGGAGCTGGATTCCCCCGGGTCAGGCCGTTCCCCCTCGACGGAGTCGCCGCACACTTGGGACGTTTGCCGGAAGTTTAGAAGGTGAGTGAGCTGGCGATTTCCCGCTATCCGGGCTCCCGTCCGGGTACAGGTCTGCGCTCTCCCTTGCCCTGCAGCCGACCAGGCTCCTGGAGGCTCCCTGGGAGCCCACGCGGGTACACCCAGGTCTCCACACCCGGAGGCTGGGACGAGGGGCGGGTTGCTACTGCATCCCATGGCACTTAATGGTCTCCTTCAGTCAGATAagtgctctgcagcctctcaAAAATGAATCCCCTCACCGTTAACAGACCCACACTGTTAAtggacttttatttttcccttggcGATTCGGCATTGTTTACTGAGTGTTTGCAGCTGGCAGAGAGCACCAAGTTACTCTACCCAGCCAAATCGTCCAATTCTCTCTTGGTTTTCAATCCCCCAGAATGGCAGGAAACAGCAACAAGGTGAAGGAGGTGAAATCTGGACTCCCAAAGTGATCATCTTTCCCTAAATGTCTCCAAGTGGCATTTGACCATCCAGTCTGAGCCATGCTGATGTTTGATTTGGGTAATGATTGGTTTCATCCAATGCCTCAGCTGATAACCACATGTCAGTGCagttcagagcagcagaagggtGTGCTGGGCAGAGTACACCTGGGCTTTGGTGACTTGGAACTGGCCATACCAGGAACACGAAGAAGGGCTACATCATGCTGCTTTGAATTGGACTTGCAACCTTCTAATTCTCAGTAGGTGGATGTGGAGTCAGCTGGGAAATGCAAGGGTCGTGcgttattaaaaaatacatgttatttttaaataaaagcatgaaATTTATATGCCTTCATCCATCATCCAGTGCCTTCCACTCAACAGCTCAAGGAGCTCTACAAGCTCTTGGAAAAAGTGCCATTTACCGTGGTCAAGAAGAAGCCACAAATTTTGCAAGGACCGAGCTTGGTGCCAACCTCATGAAGGCAACCGGAATCCCCAGAGAAAGAAACATTCCACTGGATCTCCTGTGGATTTCAGAGGGCCAGACTGGTGACAGGAAAAGGATATAATGAGGAGACATAATCAGACCATTTCACTGACTCAGTATGAACTCTTTCCCATGGAGATTTATGCTGTGCAGCTCAGCTCCACCATTATACCCAGCTGATGAATTCAGAGAGATCCTGCAGAGGCCCTGAGAGGACACATTGCTAGGACAGGCATACACATGCTGCAAAGGTACAGGAGCGCTTCCCTGCACAGGGACTCTGATCAGTGACATGGCCTCCTGTCAGCCCCACTTTCTCCCCAGCTAATATTGTTCATCTCCTAGAAAACAACTATTGCAGAGTGTACGGATCATGTCTTAAGAGTGCTTGAACTTCGAGTCTACAGACATGGCAGTCACTGAAATCACAGAGCCCTGAAGCTCGGTGTTCTCCTGGCACAGACTTGTTCACTCTGATGGGCTGTGTTGCCCAGATACTCTAATAATGGAGGATCACctaaatttctattttcaggGGATGCGGATATAAATTAGAAGAACAGTTTAAATCAAATACACTTTTCAGGGAACATACATTTTGAGGAAGGTGTTACATTCTGCATGATGCAAACTTTCTCAGCAATCCCATGGCAATCAGAACAGTTTGGAAAATGTTATCTTCTGAAAAATGAGAAGCCTGGGAACACCAGGTTTTCTCTTTAGCAGAGAATGGCTGTCCATGCAGGAGAGCATCTGTGCTCTTCAGTCTCCCCTGCTGTAAAAATTCCTGCCTccagtgaaggaaagaaaattggcTTCAGAACAGGGCTGCTACTTTACTTGAATCTTGTGTTTGCAGAATGCAACTGGTTTAATTACACCTAAGACTGTTTTAAATGCTAGAAAAGCTGTCTGTGTTCACACCAACATACGATCTTTCCATTTACCCAGCTGGATGCTGTTACCAGTTTCCTATTCATTACCTGTTTGTTTTGGCAGGACTGTTCAAGGGtgacaaaagcaaaaatcagtGGCTAAATACAGGCAAAACAACTCTTGTTGATGCTCTGGCTTTTGAGGGAGGGCTTTTTCTACACACAGGAATTTCAGTGCTCAGACTTAAAAAGTTAAGTTACAGTGATAGAAAAAAGAATGACTGAAGCTGTTTTTTTACAAGGAGTCTAAGAGGAAAGATGAAGGACTCCTTGGAAgccaaaagaaggaagaagaaaagtgggagaaaaaaagaatgtgaaGAACATGATGCTGTCAGAGACAATTTGAGAATGGCTGGGAGGTTTAGGGATGCCTGTGTGAGTAGTCAAATGATgacagggaagctgctgggGCAAAAACCTCTGTGAGAACAATGGACCAAATGAGTCCTTGTGTCACCATGGTTCTGGAAGTATGTGGGCCTCTACAAAGCCTGAGAAAGCTGCTGTGGAACCAAGACATGATGTAGGAGAAAGTCTGGCCAAAAAGCCCTGGGTCCCGCTGGGTGCAGACACCAGCCACTCACCTTTGGGGGGCTGCTTGAGCAGCGTGTGTGCTGAAGGCAATGGCAGCCCTGAGCCACAGACACTGCTTTGAGACTGGGACATGTGGCCTTTCTCCCTAGAACAGGACTCCTCCCTCTGTGCTTGTCACAATATGGTTATTGTGACACATAGGAGATCCAACAgatccctccccagcccccagaCCCAGAAGGTGTGGTTCAAGCATTACCTTGTCCTTACCCCTCTGCTGCTACAACACTGCCAGCTGGGCAAAGCTGGTTCTCAGTGGTAAGTGGGGATGTACATCCGTGGACAGCTAGGGTGTGGATGGGCATCCTGAAGGGACGTAAGCAAACACTGGGTATTTAAGCAGTGCCCCTGTTAGCATAAACAAACCACCAAAGGCTCCTGTGAGAAAGGCTACTACAGAAGGAGGGGAAACTCTTGGGAGTTTGTTTTGTAAAATGTGGATGAACAGAGACTCCAGGGCAGAGATGGGGAATTGTTCTGGCACTCCAGGGGAgccatcctcagctcctgcatTAGCACAGCCCTTTCAG
The Vidua macroura isolate BioBank_ID:100142 chromosome 7, ASM2450914v1, whole genome shotgun sequence DNA segment above includes these coding regions:
- the LOC128810352 gene encoding homeobox protein Hox-D1-like, producing the protein MDLGYFALAFPPGLCRGAPQAPFLQRGDDAFLALGTTASAASPPQALGYAAAAPAAPSPGYRPSRGAGPLGFATSILPESGRSPPPDPERPCPCLGAGGGGLRHLSPCPGAAPAPGCPAPAAAPAAPRTFEWMRAKRSPPGRSGAAPYGGELPACSARTSFSTRQLTELEKEFHFSRYLSRARRLEVARSLRLRDAQVKVPFCLRHSSEDFLLRLSSEDIC